A window of the Lolium perenne isolate Kyuss_39 chromosome 7, Kyuss_2.0, whole genome shotgun sequence genome harbors these coding sequences:
- the LOC127313002 gene encoding exopolygalacturonase, whose protein sequence is MAFRNVAIRVFFLLLVVSAAFAKDKEEKKEDKKEDKKDEKTEGAASEADGTYDITKLGAKDDGKTDCTKEVEEAWASACGGTGKQTIVIPKGDFLTGPLNFTGPCKGDSVTIKLEGNLLASNDLAKYKSNWIEIMRVKNLAITGKGTLDGQGKAVWTKNSCAKSYDCKILPNSLVLDFCDDALIEGITILNSKFFHLNIYECKGVTVKDVIVSAPGDSPNTDGIHMGDSSKVTIMDTKIGVGDDCISIGPGSKEVNISGVTCGPGHGISVGSLGRYKDEKDVTDVTVKNCVLKGSTNGLRIKSYEDAKSPVVASNFHYENVQMDDVGYPIIIDQKYCPNKICTSKGDSARVTVKDVTFTNITGTSSTPEAVSLLCSDKKPCEGVTMNDVKIEYTGKNNKTMAVCTNAKVTAKGVDKANSCDA, encoded by the exons ATGGCGTTCAGGAATGTCGCGATCAGAGTCTTCTTCCTCTTGTTGGTGGTGAGCGCGGCGTTCGCCAAAGacaaggaggagaagaaggaagATAAGAAGGAAGATAAGAAGGATGAGAAGACGGAGGGCGCAGCGTCCGAGGCTGACGGGACCTACGACATCACCAAGCTCGGCGCCAAAGACGATGGCAAGACAGACTGCACCAAG GAGGTGGAGGAGGCATGGGCTTCGGCATGCGGTGGCACCGGGAAACAGACGATCGTCATCCCAAAGGGGGATTTCCTGACTGGACCTCTGAATTTCACCGGACCATGTAAGGGGGACAGCGTGACCATCAAGCTAGAGGGCAACCTTCTGGCCTCCAACGACCTGGCCAAGTACAAGTCTAACTGGATCGAGATCATGCGCGTCAAGAACCTCGCCATCACTGGCAAAGGCACGCTCGACGGCCAGGGCAAGGCCGTCTGGACCAAGAACAGCTGCGCCAAGAGCTACGACTGCAAGATCCTGCCCAAC TCATTGGTGCTGGACTTCTGCGACGACGCGCTCATCGAAGGCATCACCATCCTCAACTCCAAGTTCTTCCACCTCAACATCTACGAGTGCAAGGGCGTGACTGTCAAGGACGTGATCGTCAGCGCGCCTGGGGACAGCCCCAACACCGACGGCATCCACATGGGCGACTCCTCCAAGGTCACAATCATGGACACCAAGATCGGCGTCGGCGACGACTGCATCTCCATCGGCCCCGGCAGCAAGGAGGTCAACATCAGCGGCGTCACCTGCGGTCCAGGCCACGGCATCAGCGTGGGCAGCCTCGGACGGTACAAGGACGAGAAGGACGTGACAGACGTCACCGTCAAGAACTGCGTGCTCAAGGGCTCCACCAACGGCCTCCGGATCAAGTCGTACGAAGACGCCAAGTCGCCGGTCGTAGCGTCCAACTTCCACTACGAGAACGTTCAGATGGACGACGTCGGCTACCCCATCATCATCGACCAGAAGTACTGCCCCAACAAGATCTGCACCTCCAAGGGAGACTCCGCCAGGGTCACCGTCAAGGACGTCACATTCACCAACATCACCGGCACCTCCTCCACCCCCGAGGCCGTCAGCCTGCTTTGCTCCGACAAGAAACCGTGTGAAGGTGTCACCATGAACGACGTCAAGATTGAGTACACCGGCAAGAACAACAAGACCATGGCTGTTTGCACCAACGCCAAGGTCACCGCTAAGGGTGTCGACAAGGCTAACAGCTGTGACGCGTGA